Proteins encoded by one window of Elaeis guineensis isolate ETL-2024a chromosome 12, EG11, whole genome shotgun sequence:
- the LOC105061170 gene encoding uncharacterized protein has protein sequence MAAEDEEAPAPEVPEPEPEAEAEAEAEALRLKSLAEEKLRSSSLKSALKYAKRAARLRPDLDGVPQMVTALKILRAAPSDHYKVLRLPPFSLPSSIRRQYKTLALALHPDKSSSSTPSAATAAAEAFKRVADSFRFLSDRGRKRDFDLSLRLAKEKEATASAEGPVETFWTACTTCRLLHEFDRRYVGYRLVCPGCRKSFLAVEVPPSTDDDGGKPENNGGGGGGSGGAMIRVTRSRSNTRPRIPRFPPLAGDDKRKAEVSRVSTSPVSKKLSQRSEKTLAEMQKELAKGKVKEKKREKEKESKEKNAIVPRKHKDDDLSLMAVEDSDFYDFDKDRTEKSFRKGQIWAIYDDDDGMPRHYGLIEEVFSSNPFRVKMSWLDIQNHGDESLMLWEKSGFHISCGRFKFGRKVDIDSVNFFSHLVECERAARDVYRIHPKKGSVWALYDERTLGGKEGRYYDIVVFLTSYSEMHGLSMAYLEKVEGYRTIFKRQAIGSHAVKWLEKDDVRLFSHQIPARKLSETEGLNLPRDCWELDPASLPPELLSICWDR, from the coding sequence atggcCGCGGAGGACGAGGAGGCGCCGGCGCCGGAGGTCCCGGAGCCGGAGCCGGAGGCGGAGGCGGAGGCAGAGGCAGAGGCCCTCCGTCTGAAATCCCTGGCGGAGGAGAAACTCCGGTCGTCGTCCCTAAAATCCGCCCTCAAGTACGCGAAGCGCGCCGCCCGTCTCCGCCCCGACCTCGACGGCGTCCCCCAGATGGTCACCGCCCTCAAGATCCTCCGCGCTGCCCCCTCCGACCACTACAAGGTCCTCCGCCTTCCCCccttctccctcccctcctccaTCCGCCGCCAGTACAAGACCCTCGCCCTGGCCCTCCACCCCGACAAGTCCTCCTCCTCCACTCCCtccgccgccaccgccgccgccgaGGCCTTCAAGCGCGTAGCTGACTCCTTCCGCTTCCTCTCCGACCGCGGCCGGAAGCGCGACTTCGACCTCTCCCTCCGCCTCGCCAAGGAGAAGGAGGCCACGGCCTCAGCGGAGGGGCCCGTGGAGACGTTCTGGACCGCCTGCACCACCTGCCGCCTTCTCCATGAGTTCGACCGCCGGTACGTTGGGTATCGCCTCGTCTGCCCTGGCTGCCGCAAGAGCTTCCTCGCCGTCGAGGTCCCCCCCTCCACTGACGACGATGGTGGCAAGCCCGAGAACAACGGAGGTGGCGGCGGCGGTAGCGGTGGCGCGATGATTAGGGTTACTCGGTCCAGGTCCAATACTAGGCCTCGGATTCCCCGATTTCCACCCCTGGCGGGAGATGACAAGAGGAAAGCTGAGGTTTCTAGGGTTTCTACTTCCCCGGTGTCCAAGAAACTCTCGCAGAGGTCCGAGAAGACGCTGGCCGAGATGCAGAAGGAGCTTGCAAAGGGGAaggtgaaggagaagaagagagaaaaggagaaggagagtaaagagaagaacgCTATTGTGCCTAGGAAGCATAAAGACGACGACTTGAGCTTGATGGCAGTGGAGGATTCCGATTTCTATGATTTTGACAAGGATAGGACTGAGAAGAGCTTCAGGAAAGGGCAGATTTGGGCTAtctatgatgatgatgatgggatGCCTCGGCATTATGGTCTAATAGAAGAGGTGTTCTCTTCGAATCCATTCAGAGTGAAGATGAGTTGGTTGGACATCCAGAACCATGGGGATGAGTCCCTGATGCTGTGGGAGAAGTCAGGATTCCACATTTCCTGTGGGCGGTTCAAGTTCGGGAGGAAGGTTGACATTGATTCGGTGAACTTCTTCTCCCATTTAGTTGAGTGCGAAAGGGCAGCGAGGGATGTATATAGGATTCACCCTAAGAAAGGGTCGGTTTGGGCGCTGTATGATGAAAGGACTTTGGGGGGCAAAGAGGGGAGGTACTATGATATAGTCGTGTTCCTCACAAGCTATAGTGAGATGCATGGTTTGAGCATGGCTTATCTTGAGAAGGTGGAAGGATACAGAACCATATTTAAGAGGCAGGCAATTGGTTCTCATGCTGTCAAGTGGCTTGAGAAAGATGATGTTAGGCTGTTCTCACATCAAATTCCCGCTAGGAAGCTCTCTGAGACAGAGGGACTGAATCTGCCTAGAGACTGTTGGGAGCTTGATCCTGCCTCACTTCCTCCGGAGTTGCTTTCCATTTGTTGGGATAGATAA